ACCTCTCCTAAAGTGATGAAAGGAGGGTTTACCACTATCAAATCAAAATTATTCTCTTTAGAAAAATCATGTTCCACAATAATTTGTGTTATAATAGCCTTTTCTGGAATATTAAAATCAAAATCTGATAAAAATAAAGGAGCCGGTTTTTGGTGTGGTTTAAGATCACATGAAGATAACTTTTCCCAATCGTCAAGCTTTATATTATCTAAATCAACCCAACTACCATCATTCTCAGATTCTTTTTGAATAACACTACCTGGATATCTAACTTGACTAATCATTTAAACACACCTATAGATTAAAGATAAATTTGTTTTGATATTTTCTAAATACATAAATACCTATTATTAATGATACGATTGATGATGCTATTAAATATAACAATGTCCCAGTTCCCGGAAATGTACCGTTGAGTACAATATCCCTAAATGAAGTTACTGCAGCATAAAGAGGATTCAATTTAAAGAAAAATATAAATTGCTTTGGAATAATAGAAATCGGATAGAAAATTGGAGTCATATAAGCCAATAACATTACAAGAACCCCGTAAAGATATTTAATATCAGTGAAAAATGTTGTAGCTGTAGCTAAAATCAAACCAACACCAAATATCAATATAACTAGGAAGAATATTGGAATTGGAGCATAAATCAAAGACCAGTAAAATGGAGCCTTTGTAACAATCATTACCGCTACAAGCACTACAAGAGATATTAGGAAATTTACAAATTCGGAACAGATTATTCCAACCGAAAACATATATTTTGGAACATAAATCTTTTTAATAATGGCTGCATTTCCTTTAATGGAATTCATAGCACCATTTGTCCCAGCTGCAAAGAAATCAAATAATAATTTACCACATAACAAATAAACTGGGAAATTTTTAATGGTTTTTCCAAAAATAAATGAAAATACAATTGTTAATACAATCATTGATAAAAGAGGGTTTAAAAAACTCCATAAGAACCCCAATGTTGAATCCTTATATTTTCCACTCACATCCCTTTTAACAAGTTCTCTCAATAAAAAAGAATATTTGGAAAAATTTTTAAACAATTGCTTATCATTAAACATTTAAAAACCTAAAAATAAATTAATTAAACTTAATATTATTATTTAAGATTTTATTATATAAAAATTATTAGAATTTTAAGAAACTTTTTACCTTATTCTTAATTCTTCTAATTTTTTTGATTTTATTCATTTCTTTAACTGCTTCATCAATCTGATTATTTGACAAATGCCTGGCCAAACCATTGAAAATTCTTTCATCAAGATTTGGAGAAATAAGTAGCTCCCTTTTAAGAATCGGGTTAATAGCTATCAGCAGCTCCCTCTTATCATCATCGGAAATATTGCTTTTGACTAGATTTGTCAGGAAATAAACAAAATGCTTTTTGAAAACCAGGTCAAAATACTCTTCCTTATTTAAATTGGACAGCAATTCTTCAGTTTTATAATATCCTTCAATCATTTTGGAAAATATTAGCTTATTTCTTAAATGAATTGTAGATTTGTCCTCATCAGAATCCCTAATGGAGTAATTGTAACTATAGAAATCATCCAAATATATTGTTTTATTTGATAATAGAATTGCATGAATGAAGAGTTCCAAATCCTCTCCAAGCATTCCCTCCAAAAATGAGATGTTGTTGCTTGTTAAAAACTCCTTTCTAAACAGCTTTGTCCATATGCTTGGGCTTAATTCGAACAATCTCAAATCCTCTTCAACATTTCCAATTATGATATTCTCCCCATCAAAAACTGTTTTTTCCTTATCTTTTCTATCTGGATAAACCCTAAAGTAGTTTGTAAAAACCAGATCTGCACCATTTGATGTTATCTCATCGTACATTCTTTCAAATGCACCCTCATTGTAAGTATCATCATGATCGCAGAAAATGACAAACTCCCCCTTAGCCATGTCCAACCCAATATTACGGCCCCTACCAGGAAAACCGGAATTCTCCTTCAATTTAACGACAGAAACATTGCTGTAAGAATCCAATTCACTTAAAATAGCTAATGTTTCTTCATCTGGAGAATTGTCATCAACGAAAATAACTTCAATATTCTCAAAGCCCATGGTTTGGCTTTTGATAGAATCAAATAAATCATAAATGCCTTTGCCAGTATTATAGGTTGGTACAACAACGGTTATCTTATAGTTATTCATATTATCTGGAAAACTTATTTTTTATTCTTTTGAACAAACCTTTTCTATGGTTCATATTGTCCTGGTTTTTTGCAATTTCTCTTGATTCCGCAACGGCTTGGTCGAAATCCCCATTTAAAATATATTTTACCAATTTATTATATTTTCCTTTAAAATAAGGATCCTCCCTGTAATATTTTTTAAAGATAATCTGTGCCCTTTTAAACAGTTCAAATCTGTCCTCATCAGATATCTCGCTTAAAACAATTGTATAAATCCAAGAAGTCAAATGCTTTTTAAATATGTTTTTGCCGTATTCTGGATAATTTTCATCCAGCCACTTGCAAATTTCAAAATAGCCGTCCAGAATAGCCTCAATATACTTCCTGTTTCTCAGGTGAATTGTGGACCTGTCCCCTTCAGAATCCCTGATGCTGTAGTTGTAGGCATAGGTATTAGGCAGATAAACAATATTTTTGGCCTTGAAATTAGCTAATGTTGCAACATAAACATCCTCACAAAGCATCCCCTCCAAAAAGAAGATATCATTGCTTGTTAAAAACTCCTTTCTAAACATCCTTGTCCAAATTGCTGCAGGAATTTGAAATATATCCAAATCATCTTTAAAACTTTCAATCGTTATTCTTTCCTTAATTCCTGAATTAAAATGATTAATCTTTCCTTTGTTAACCTGATTGAAATTGGCTACAACCATGTCAGAATCATTGAAAACCATTTCTTCATACATCTTTTCAAATGCGTCCTCATTGTAGGTGTCATCATGATCGGAAAAAATGACAAACTCTCCCTGAGCCATGCCCAAACCAATATTACGGCCCCTACCAGGAAAACCGGAATTCTCCTTCAACTTAACGACGGAAACGTTGTCAAATGTATTTAGCTTATCCAAAATGTCCAAGGTAAGGTCATCGGATGAATTGTCATCGACGAAAATAACCTCTATATTTTCAAAGCCAAGAGTTTGAGCCCTTATTGAATCAAATAAATCATACAGCCTATGGCCAGTATTGTATGTTGGAATTACAACAGTTATTTTCATTGAATCCCCTCATAGATTTCATTGTACTCGCCAATCATTTCATCAAAGCTTTTTAAATCTACCTTTGAAATGTTATTGGCTTTCTTTTCATAATCCTCTTTTGAAATATTGATTATCCTGTTATAAATATCTGCAGAATCCCTATGATTCACTATCCAGCCAATGTCATACTTTTCAACCCTTTCCTTTTGGGCCCCCAAATCAGTAGCTATAATTGGAATTCCAGTGGAAATTGCTTCAGTTAATGTATGGGAATAGGTTTCGGGGCAAACTGACATTATACCAATAAAATTTGGACTTATCTCTTTTACAATGTTTCCAAAATCCTCACGTTTGTATCTGCCATGGTTAACTCCAAAGCTAAGGTTTGGAATTGTAGTTCCCATAAAATGAAATTCTATTCTGTTGTCATCAACCTTGTTTAAAGATTCAATTAAAAGGGAACCCTTGTGCTGGGAAATGAATCCTGGAAATAGAATTCTAATCTTATCTTCAGGAAATGTCGGATTTGCAGTTATCTTTTCAATATCCCTTCCGTGTTCGATTACTCTAAAATTTGATAACTTAGGATAAAATTTTCTATAGAGCTCCAATGATGATTCTGATGGGAAGATATTCAGATATGCTCCATCAAGTGCCTTTAGACAGTGCCTGCGCCATATTTCAACCACTTCATCTAACTTTCCCTCATCGTCAATATCGATAGCACAATTGCTGCAGCAGTCCAAATTGCAGAAATTCAAATTCCTGTCTAAAAGATGGATTGAAGGGCAGCAATAGTAGAAGTCATGTACACTAATCAAATATTCAATATCGAATTCGTCAGCTAATTTAAAAATATCAAAGCTATTGTTGATTAAATGATTGATATGAATAATGTCTATGTCTAATTTTGACAAGATTTCAGCATAAATATCATGCAAATCCTCATTGAATAGGCTTTCTTCAAAATTTTTGGAAATGATTTTGGAGCTCTTATCCAGATCTATCAAAGCATGGATGTTTGAAGTTTCAACTTTCCATTGGGCCATCTTGTCTAGCTTATCGGAATATTCCCATAACTCCACTTCTTCGCCAGAGGATGTTAAAATGAACTTTTTATAGTTGTCTCCCAATGATTTTATTATATCAAGACTTGTGAATCCTGTTCCACCTACATTACTTATCTTTTCATGGAGAATAAATAGAATGGCCTTTTTGGAATCGTTTCTAAAATCAGATAAGTTAAAATCTTCGAGCTTATAGCTATAACCCTTATTTCGACCTATCAACGCATAGTGGATTAACGGATTTATGTCAACATCATATTTATTTGCATAAAAAGCACCGTCAAAATCCTCATTTGGCCTTTTTCCTTCATCAAAGCCAAAAAACAGGTAGTGCAAAAGCGGATCCATAGAAGATGTCTTGGGATACTTTTCCAAATAAAACCCCTCATCAAAGAGATTTTGATCTTTAATTGCCTTATAGCCTTCATAAATGAATTTAGCTTCATTCTTATCATTTACTTTTTTTGAGATATATAAAAAAGGCAATCTGGAAAATAATCTATTCTTAAAATTCATAAAAATCTGTTACTCTTGATTATAGCTAAAAATTACAATTAAGATTATTTTATTAATATTAATTAAATATATTGAAAAAAAAGTTTATAAAAAAGTTTTTAAACTAGTATTTAGATTAAAAACTCCTTTATTTAAATTAAACCTACTGCACTCAACATGGATTGAAGACCTAAAAGAAATATCGCAAGACCTCCAACGAATGTTATGAGATTTGCATGCTTAAGAGCCGCTTTAGTACCAAATGTACCTACAGCCAACCACATAACTACGAAAATAAGACTTAAAATTCCTACAACTAAAGGATCAAGATGTAAAACTACTCCCTGAGAAGCTAAAATTAAGTTTTCAATGTTTCCAAGCAATAATAATCCTAAAAACTGTTTAAATTCACCTGCCATATTATCACCTGTTCCTCTCCTCTACATATTCTTCAATAATCTCCTCTTCAGTTTCAACATCTTTTCTAGCATCAAGCATTGCTTGAATACCTAAGACAAATATTGCCAAACCACCAATGAATTCTATTATATTAGAATATTGTAATGCTATTTGAGTACCGAAAGTACCTACAATTAACCACAGAATAACACAGAGAATACTTAAAATACTTAACCTAAGAGGTTTTGCACCAGCAACAACTCCCTGAGAAGCTAAAACTAAGTTTTCGATATTACCGAAAATCAATAATCCTAATAACGGCAAATATGCTGCTAAAAATTCTAACATTTAACCACCATTTTAATATATCCCTATCAGTACGGAAAGTATCTTCCATACTAACAATACTTATTATTAAACATTCAAAGTATATAAATTAATATGGAATAACAGGATTAATTTATAAATAAAAATATTAATTGCAATTTTTCATGATTGCATTTATAAAGAATCTTCCTAAAAAAATTTATTTTTGATAATGGATTTGACAGTGCCGACAAATTTATTTTTTTTCCTAAGCAGCTCCTTCAATTCCAAATCATTGAGCAAATTTAAGCTAAAACTGAATTTAATATAAGAAATTAAGTCAAAATCCCCTGTTAAAATATACATTGGGTCATGAGTATTGAAATATTGATATATATCATCTAGGCCATTGTCACAATTTGAAGATGCAATCTTAATTTTTCTACAGTCGGATTCAATATTAGAAATATGTACCTTAACGTATTCATCGCTGATTGGATCGAAACGTAACCTCCTAACATTTTCAAATGAATTTAAATTAAAAGAAATCTCATTCTCCTCCTCATTGTTGAAAACGACTTCAATTGACTCGTTTTCATTAAAACCATTGCCCGTATCAACATAAAGTTTGGCCACGCCTATGAGTCTTGATTTATTGTATTCTTCATACTTGTCAAGGAATTCCTGCGCACCATACTTGCCCAAATCAAGAATGTCTTCACCGTACAATAATTTAGAAGAGTTTAACTCGTTGTAAAATTCAATATCCTGTTTAGAAATATCTCCAAGATTATTGAGAGAGTTGACTATTTTCAATTTTTCATCTGAAGACCAATCATAATGATATAGCCAGAATAAGATATCATCCATGAATTTTAAAATTAGCAGCCGGATATATTTGCCTTCCTTTTGATAAACATCAGCCAAGTCAAAAAGTTCCCCAATGGAAATTGCCAGGTCCAATGGGCTTTTAAGAGTGATTTTGCTTGTAACCGATTCGGAATTTTTTCTATAGAAATATCCAATGTTTTCTGACAGGAAAGTTCTCCTTGAATTTAATAATGATTCAACGCTCATGATATTGTCATCATAAGAAATGTCTGAAAAGTTCAAAAACCCATATAAGCTTTTATGAAATATTTTACTTCCTGTGGATGTGGCATAAATCAAGGCAGGCATTTCAGATATTGATTCGATTATTTGATTTTTAGCAATATTTGGCTTATGGATTGACTCTTCATCTATCGGATACAATTTCCAATTAAACAATAATAAATCGCAATTGTTATCTTTAATAAGATTTAAAGAGCTTTTTAATGCATCTTTTTCCAGAAAATCATCACTATCCAAAAAAGTAAGATAATCAGAAGTCACATGTTTAATTCCAGTATTTTTAGCAGCTCCAGCACCTTTATTTTCTTCGTGACTGATTATTTTAAATGATGGATATTTATTTGCATATTCATTTAGAATATCTAAAGATTTATCAGTACTCTTGTCATTGACTGCTATTACTTCAATATTTTCAATACCTATTGTCTGATTTACAACACTATCCAAACATTCTTTAAGATATTTTTCCTGATTATACACTGGAATTACAACACTAATCTGAGAAGACACGCTATACCCCTTAAAGTTAATTATCCCAAATACATTTTTCTGTAATATTCCTGATATTCGCCTGATTTAACCTGTTCAATCCACTCTTGATTATCCAAATACCATTGAATGGTTTCTTTAATTCCCTCTTCAAAAGTGTATTTAGGTTTCCATCCAAGTTCCTCTTGAATTTTAGTAGAGTCAATTGCATAGCGCCTATCATGACCCAATCTATCCTTTACAAATTTTATTAAAGATTCATCTTTACCCAAATCCTTTAAAATCAGTTTGACAATGTCAATATTTTGTTTTTCATTGTTCCCGCCAATATTATAGACTTCACCTGCATTTGCATCATGCAATACTAAATCAACAGCTGTACAATGATCATAAACATGCAGCCAGTCACGTATGTTCTTTCCATCCCCATAAACAGGAAGAGACTTATCTTCAAGGGCGTTTGAAATCATTAGCGGAATTAGCTTTTCAGGAAATTGGTAAGGACCATAATTGTTGGAACAGCGAGTGATATTTACAGGCATTCCGAAAGTATTATGGTAAGAGCGTACAATCAAGTCCGCACCCGCCTTAGAAGCGGAATATGGGCTATTTGGTTTTAGTGGAGAGTCTTCTGTAAAGTATCCTTCAGGTCCTAAACTTCCATAAACTTCGTCTGTGGATATCTGAACATATTTTTCCACATTAGCCTTGCGAGCTGCGTCTAAAAGAACCTGGGTTCCCAAAACATTGGATTTGACAAAAATTTCAGGATCTTCAATGCTTCTGTCCACATGGCTTTCAGCTGCAAAATTTACGACATAGTCACAATCCTTCATTACATCTGAAACCAAGTCCTTATCAGCGATGTTACCCTTAACAAAGCTATAATTACTATTAAACTCGATATCTTTAAGATTTTCAAGATTTCCGCAATAGGTAAGCAAATCTAAATTAACAATTTCATAATCAGGATATTTGTCTGCAACATATCTTACAAAATTGCTGCCGATAAATCCTGCCCCGCCAGTAATCAATATTTTAGTCAATTAAATCACCTTAAAACTAATTGGATTTTCATCTAAGGTCAGCCATTTTTCATCCTTTTCAGACAATATAATTTCATCAATACCCTCTAAAGGCCATTCAACAGCTATAGATTCATCATTCCACTTAATACCTCCTTCATCGTCACCATGATAGAAGTCAGTGCATTTGTATACGAACTCTGCTTCATCTGATAGCACTAAAAATCCATGTGCAAATCCTTCTGGAATGAATAGCTGTTTTTTATTTTCTTCTGACAATATTGCTCCAAACCATTGCCCATAAGTTTTTGAGCCTTCTCTCAAGTCAACCCCAACGTCAAAAACCTCTCCTTTAATTACACGAACAAGTTTTCCTTGAGGATAATTGATTTGAAAATGAAGTCCTCTTAAAACTCCTTTTGATGATTTTGATTGATTGTCTTGCACAAATGTCAAATCATGCCCTGCATTTTTAAAGTCTGCCTCATTATATGTTTCCATAAAAGAGCCTCTGTTATCTTCAAATACCGCAGGTTCTACTAAAAACATTCCATCTATATCCGTATCTGTGAATTTAAATTGTCCCATGTTATCTTTCCGCTAAGTTAAATAAATACTGACCATAGTCAGTTTTCTTGAGTTCTTCTGCTGTTTTTAAAAGTTGTTCTTTTGATATATAACCTTTGTTGTATGCAATCTCTTCAAGACATGCAACATAAAGCCCTTGTCTTTTTTGAATTGTTTCAATAAAGTTAGATGCCTCCAATAATCCATCATGAGTCCCTGTATCTAACCATGCCATTCCCCTTCCAAGAAGCTCCACATTTAATTTATTTCTATTGAGGTATTCCTCGTTAACTGATGTTATTTCTACTTCTCCTCTTCTAGAAGGCTTTACGTTTTTTGCTATTTCGATTACATCATTGTCATAGAAATAAAGTCCCGGAACTATGTAATTTGATTTAGGTTTTTCTGGTTTTTCCTCTATTGAAAGAACTTTTCCATCTTCATTAAATTCAACAACGCCAAAGGCCTCAGGATTATTGGTATAATATCCGAATACAACAGCTCCTTCATCTAATTCGCAGGATCTTTCCAATATTTCTGTGAATCTATGGCCATGAAAAATATTGTCTCCTAAAATAAGAGCTACCTTATCATCACCTATAAACTCCTCTCCAATTATAAATGCTTCTGCAAGACCATTTGGATTTTCTTGAACTTCATAGCTAAATTTAATACCTAATCTACTTCCATCACCCAATAAATCCTTAAACATAGGCAAATCTCTTGGAGTGGATATTATTAATATATCTTTAATTCCTGCCAACATCAGAACAGAAATTGGGTAATAAATCATTGGTTTGTCGTAAATAGGAATTAGTTGTTTAGATATTGCCTTGGTGATTGGATATAAACGAGTTCCAGACCCTCCAGCAAGCACAATTCCCTTCATCAAATACCTCCATTTAAAATATCAATATAATCTTTAATTGCGTCCTTATAACTTCTTAAAGGTTCAAATCCATTTTCAACCCATTTTCTATTATCCAAAACTGAATAGGATGGTCTTGGAGCGGGCCTTGCAAATTCCTTAGCTGTTACAGGAGTCACTTCAACATCAACATCTGCCAATTCAAATATTAATTTTGCAAATTCAAACCATGAACAGCTGTCTGAATTTGTAACATGATAAATTCCATAGTTATCAGTTTTTATCAATTCAGAAATCGCTTTGGCCAAATCAAGAGTATATGTTGGACTTCCAACCTCATCATAAACTACAGTGAGAGTATCGTGTTCTTTTGCCAACTCCAACATTGTCTTGGGAAAATTTCCCCCATTGCAACCATATAGCCAAGCAGTTCTAATAATGAAATATTTATCTAAAATAGAGAGAATAGCTTCTTCACCTTTAAGCTTGCTTTTCCCATAGATACTCATAGGACCCAATTCATCATTTTCAAGCCTAGGAGTATCCTTATCCCCCTTAAAAACATAATCTGTACTTATATGAACTAAAACACTATCGGTTTCCTTACAAGCCAATGCAAGATTTTTAACTCCATCCCCATTAACAGCATAAGCCATTTCCTGATTTGTTTCACAATCGTCAACATTAGTATAAGCCGCTGAATTTATAACAACATCAGGCTTTTCTTTTCCAATAAAATTAATTACATCATCCCTATTTGTAATATCTAATGTTTTAGATGTAGTATTGATTAAAACATTATCTTCATGAAATACTTCAATTAAATCATGCCCCAACATACCATTAGAACCTGTAATTAAAATTTTCATAATATCTCCTTCTATAAAAATTAATATATACAGTTATGTATATATAATTAAATTATAATATTTATCTTAATTATTTAGGAGCTTATTAGATGAAAATTTGTATTATCGGACAAGGATATATAGGACTCCCAACCGCCGCTTTATTTACAACTAAAGACTGTAATGTGGTTGGAGTAGACATTAATGAAGAAGTAGTTAATAAATTAAATAAAGGTGAAATTCACATTGAAGAGCCAGGATTGAAAGAAATTATTAAAAAAGCGGTGGCTGAAAATAAATATCATGCATCATTGACTCCTGAAAAGGCCGACGCTTACATAATAACAGTCCCAACCCCTTACATTAGTGAAAATTACAGCTGTGACTTAAGTTATGTGAAAAGCGCATGCGAATCAATATTGCCTTATTTAGAAAAAGGAAATACAATCATTATTGAATCTACAATAGCTCCAATGTCTACTGATAATGAAATTAAACCTATTTTTGAAAATGAAGGATTTACAGTTGGGAAAGACATCTATCTTGCTCACTGCCCTGAAAGAGTGCTTCCTGGAAAAATAATGTATGAACTTGTCCATAATGATCGTATTGTTGGTGGAATTACACCAGAATGTTCTAAAAAGGCCATTGAAGTTTATGGTCAATTTGTGGAAGGAGAATTGATGGAAACTGAAGCTAAAACAGCAGAAATGTCCAAATGTATGGAAAATACTTTCAGAGATGTAAATATTGCTCTTGCAAATGAACTTGCAAAAATAGGTGCTGAAATCGGAGTAAATGCTCTTGAAGTAATAAAACTTGCAAATAAACACCCAAGAGTAAACATACATACACCAGGTCCTGGTGTTGGAGGCCATTGTCTTGCTATTGACCCTTATTTCATTTATGCAAAAGCTCCAGAAACTGCAAAAATAATCAAGCTATCAAGAGATACAAACAATAGCATGCCTGATTTTGTAGTGGAAAATATCAAAAAAATAATTCCTGA
The genomic region above belongs to Methanobrevibacter sp. and contains:
- a CDS encoding ABC transporter permease; translated protein: MFNDKQLFKNFSKYSFLLRELVKRDVSGKYKDSTLGFLWSFLNPLLSMIVLTIVFSFIFGKTIKNFPVYLLCGKLLFDFFAAGTNGAMNSIKGNAAIIKKIYVPKYMFSVGIICSEFVNFLISLVVLVAVMIVTKAPFYWSLIYAPIPIFFLVILIFGVGLILATATTFFTDIKYLYGVLVMLLAYMTPIFYPISIIPKQFIFFFKLNPLYAAVTSFRDIVLNGTFPGTGTLLYLIASSIVSLIIGIYVFRKYQNKFIFNL
- a CDS encoding glycosyltransferase family 2 protein, with product MNNYKITVVVPTYNTGKGIYDLFDSIKSQTMGFENIEVIFVDDNSPDEETLAILSELDSYSNVSVVKLKENSGFPGRGRNIGLDMAKGEFVIFCDHDDTYNEGAFERMYDEITSNGADLVFTNYFRVYPDRKDKEKTVFDGENIIIGNVEEDLRLFELSPSIWTKLFRKEFLTSNNISFLEGMLGEDLELFIHAILLSNKTIYLDDFYSYNYSIRDSDEDKSTIHLRNKLIFSKMIEGYYKTEELLSNLNKEEYFDLVFKKHFVYFLTNLVKSNISDDDKRELLIAINPILKRELLISPNLDERIFNGLARHLSNNQIDEAVKEMNKIKKIRRIKNKVKSFLKF
- a CDS encoding glycosyltransferase family 2 protein, whose amino-acid sequence is MKITVVIPTYNTGHRLYDLFDSIRAQTLGFENIEVIFVDDNSSDDLTLDILDKLNTFDNVSVVKLKENSGFPGRGRNIGLGMAQGEFVIFSDHDDTYNEDAFEKMYEEMVFNDSDMVVANFNQVNKGKINHFNSGIKERITIESFKDDLDIFQIPAAIWTRMFRKEFLTSNDIFFLEGMLCEDVYVATLANFKAKNIVYLPNTYAYNYSIRDSEGDRSTIHLRNRKYIEAILDGYFEICKWLDENYPEYGKNIFKKHLTSWIYTIVLSEISDEDRFELFKRAQIIFKKYYREDPYFKGKYNKLVKYILNGDFDQAVAESREIAKNQDNMNHRKGLFKRIKNKFSR
- a CDS encoding glycosyltransferase; the encoded protein is MNFKNRLFSRLPFLYISKKVNDKNEAKFIYEGYKAIKDQNLFDEGFYLEKYPKTSSMDPLLHYLFFGFDEGKRPNEDFDGAFYANKYDVDINPLIHYALIGRNKGYSYKLEDFNLSDFRNDSKKAILFILHEKISNVGGTGFTSLDIIKSLGDNYKKFILTSSGEEVELWEYSDKLDKMAQWKVETSNIHALIDLDKSSKIISKNFEESLFNEDLHDIYAEILSKLDIDIIHINHLINNSFDIFKLADEFDIEYLISVHDFYYCCPSIHLLDRNLNFCNLDCCSNCAIDIDDEGKLDEVVEIWRRHCLKALDGAYLNIFPSESSLELYRKFYPKLSNFRVIEHGRDIEKITANPTFPEDKIRILFPGFISQHKGSLLIESLNKVDDNRIEFHFMGTTIPNLSFGVNHGRYKREDFGNIVKEISPNFIGIMSVCPETYSHTLTEAISTGIPIIATDLGAQKERVEKYDIGWIVNHRDSADIYNRIINISKEDYEKKANNISKVDLKSFDEMIGEYNEIYEGIQ
- a CDS encoding glycosyltransferase family 2 protein; its protein translation is MSSQISVVIPVYNQEKYLKECLDSVVNQTIGIENIEVIAVNDKSTDKSLDILNEYANKYPSFKIISHEENKGAGAAKNTGIKHVTSDYLTFLDSDDFLEKDALKSSLNLIKDNNCDLLLFNWKLYPIDEESIHKPNIAKNQIIESISEMPALIYATSTGSKIFHKSLYGFLNFSDISYDDNIMSVESLLNSRRTFLSENIGYFYRKNSESVTSKITLKSPLDLAISIGELFDLADVYQKEGKYIRLLILKFMDDILFWLYHYDWSSDEKLKIVNSLNNLGDISKQDIEFYNELNSSKLLYGEDILDLGKYGAQEFLDKYEEYNKSRLIGVAKLYVDTGNGFNENESIEVVFNNEEENEISFNLNSFENVRRLRFDPISDEYVKVHISNIESDCRKIKIASSNCDNGLDDIYQYFNTHDPMYILTGDFDLISYIKFSFSLNLLNDLELKELLRKKNKFVGTVKSIIKNKFF
- the rfbB gene encoding dTDP-glucose 4,6-dehydratase; the encoded protein is MTKILITGGAGFIGSNFVRYVADKYPDYEIVNLDLLTYCGNLENLKDIEFNSNYSFVKGNIADKDLVSDVMKDCDYVVNFAAESHVDRSIEDPEIFVKSNVLGTQVLLDAARKANVEKYVQISTDEVYGSLGPEGYFTEDSPLKPNSPYSASKAGADLIVRSYHNTFGMPVNITRCSNNYGPYQFPEKLIPLMISNALEDKSLPVYGDGKNIRDWLHVYDHCTAVDLVLHDANAGEVYNIGGNNEKQNIDIVKLILKDLGKDESLIKFVKDRLGHDRRYAIDSTKIQEELGWKPKYTFEEGIKETIQWYLDNQEWIEQVKSGEYQEYYRKMYLG
- the rfbC gene encoding dTDP-4-dehydrorhamnose 3,5-epimerase — protein: MGQFKFTDTDIDGMFLVEPAVFEDNRGSFMETYNEADFKNAGHDLTFVQDNQSKSSKGVLRGLHFQINYPQGKLVRVIKGEVFDVGVDLREGSKTYGQWFGAILSEENKKQLFIPEGFAHGFLVLSDEAEFVYKCTDFYHGDDEGGIKWNDESIAVEWPLEGIDEIILSEKDEKWLTLDENPISFKVI
- the rfbA gene encoding glucose-1-phosphate thymidylyltransferase RfbA, whose product is MKGIVLAGGSGTRLYPITKAISKQLIPIYDKPMIYYPISVLMLAGIKDILIISTPRDLPMFKDLLGDGSRLGIKFSYEVQENPNGLAEAFIIGEEFIGDDKVALILGDNIFHGHRFTEILERSCELDEGAVVFGYYTNNPEAFGVVEFNEDGKVLSIEEKPEKPKSNYIVPGLYFYDNDVIEIAKNVKPSRRGEVEITSVNEEYLNRNKLNVELLGRGMAWLDTGTHDGLLEASNFIETIQKRQGLYVACLEEIAYNKGYISKEQLLKTAEELKKTDYGQYLFNLAER
- the rfbD gene encoding dTDP-4-dehydrorhamnose reductase, encoding MKILITGSNGMLGHDLIEVFHEDNVLINTTSKTLDITNRDDVINFIGKEKPDVVINSAAYTNVDDCETNQEMAYAVNGDGVKNLALACKETDSVLVHISTDYVFKGDKDTPRLENDELGPMSIYGKSKLKGEEAILSILDKYFIIRTAWLYGCNGGNFPKTMLELAKEHDTLTVVYDEVGSPTYTLDLAKAISELIKTDNYGIYHVTNSDSCSWFEFAKLIFELADVDVEVTPVTAKEFARPAPRPSYSVLDNRKWVENGFEPLRSYKDAIKDYIDILNGGI
- a CDS encoding nucleotide sugar dehydrogenase, producing the protein MKICIIGQGYIGLPTAALFTTKDCNVVGVDINEEVVNKLNKGEIHIEEPGLKEIIKKAVAENKYHASLTPEKADAYIITVPTPYISENYSCDLSYVKSACESILPYLEKGNTIIIESTIAPMSTDNEIKPIFENEGFTVGKDIYLAHCPERVLPGKIMYELVHNDRIVGGITPECSKKAIEVYGQFVEGELMETEAKTAEMSKCMENTFRDVNIALANELAKIGAEIGVNALEVIKLANKHPRVNIHTPGPGVGGHCLAIDPYFIYAKAPETAKIIKLSRDTNNSMPDFVVENIKKIIPEGKIAIFGLSYKGNTDDDRESPSYEIIAKLENLGYEITTYDPHINPDSNLNEAIKDSELIVILSDHDEFKELDYDLIKEEMENPIILDTKSIIQDVPKGITLYNYGNLYELQG